A single region of the Psychrobacter alimentarius genome encodes:
- a CDS encoding peptide MFS transporter yields MSIESKSEARTAELEALDNGFMGHPKPLRSLFFTEMWERFSYYSIRPLLVLFMVATVGSGGFGFDEVTASAIYGIFAGSLYLAAVPGGWLADNWLGQERALWWGSIIIALGHLCIALSAVFGMTLFFVGLICIVLGSGLFKTCISVMVGALYPKGDVRRDGGFTLFYMGINIGALLAALIVGVFKEKGMWHAGFGVGGLGMLVSLLVYRFAAQKNLTRYARAKGITAEWENANGIYKNIGRWVAGFVALLVAVVLLVSTGMISFNPQMVAEYMTYIIAAVVILYFAIMFISPRLDKTDKLRLLICFILIIGSTLFWSSFEQQPTSFNLFADRYTDLNVLGFEIPSIWFQSLNPLFILILAPIVSIVWVKLANKGLEPSSMAKFALGMLLAAAGFALMIFASKSILTNDGGLASPLWLVGSLLLLTLGELALSPVGLSSMTKLAPKGMQGQMMGLFFASIAMGNLVAAFFGGHVSADKIEGLPTLFTTMTVFLVVTAVILLVLAKPINNMLKKSEQADQVS; encoded by the coding sequence ATGAGCATAGAATCAAAATCAGAGGCGAGGACTGCTGAACTGGAAGCATTAGATAATGGTTTTATGGGACACCCCAAGCCATTGCGTTCTCTATTTTTTACCGAAATGTGGGAACGATTTTCTTACTATAGTATCCGTCCCTTACTCGTATTATTTATGGTAGCGACGGTTGGCAGCGGCGGTTTCGGCTTTGATGAAGTAACGGCTTCTGCTATTTACGGTATTTTTGCAGGATCGTTATATTTGGCAGCAGTGCCAGGTGGTTGGCTGGCAGATAATTGGCTTGGTCAAGAGCGCGCACTGTGGTGGGGTAGTATCATTATTGCCCTCGGGCATTTATGTATTGCCCTGTCTGCCGTATTCGGTATGACGCTGTTTTTTGTCGGTTTGATATGTATCGTATTAGGTTCAGGACTATTCAAAACCTGTATCTCAGTCATGGTTGGTGCCTTATATCCCAAAGGTGATGTCCGCCGTGATGGGGGTTTTACGTTATTTTATATGGGTATCAATATTGGCGCGTTGCTGGCCGCCCTTATCGTAGGTGTCTTTAAAGAAAAAGGTATGTGGCATGCAGGTTTTGGTGTTGGTGGTCTTGGCATGCTTGTATCGCTATTGGTCTATCGTTTTGCAGCACAAAAGAACTTAACACGTTATGCACGCGCCAAAGGCATTACAGCTGAATGGGAAAACGCCAACGGTATTTACAAAAACATAGGTCGCTGGGTGGCAGGGTTTGTAGCATTATTAGTGGCAGTGGTGCTTTTGGTATCGACGGGTATGATCTCGTTCAATCCTCAAATGGTTGCAGAGTATATGACCTATATTATTGCAGCGGTCGTTATATTGTACTTTGCCATCATGTTTATCTCACCAAGATTGGATAAGACGGACAAACTGCGTTTACTGATTTGTTTTATCCTAATCATTGGTTCAACGCTATTTTGGTCAAGTTTTGAGCAGCAGCCAACGTCATTTAACTTGTTCGCTGATCGTTATACCGATTTGAATGTTTTAGGTTTTGAGATTCCAAGTATTTGGTTCCAGTCTTTGAACCCATTGTTTATCTTAATTTTGGCACCTATCGTCAGCATTGTTTGGGTTAAGCTTGCTAATAAAGGTCTTGAACCAAGTAGTATGGCTAAGTTTGCACTCGGCATGTTACTTGCGGCCGCTGGTTTTGCCTTGATGATCTTTGCTTCAAAAAGCATTTTGACCAATGATGGCGGTTTGGCATCACCATTATGGTTGGTAGGCAGTTTGTTGTTATTGACACTTGGTGAGTTGGCATTGAGTCCGGTTGGTCTGTCTTCAATGACAAAACTTGCGCCAAAGGGCATGCAAGGTCAGATGATGGGGCTTTTCTTTGCCTCTATCGCTATGGGTAACTTGGTTGCAGCTTTCTTCGGTGGTCATGTATCTGCTGATAAAATCGAAGGTTTACCGACCTTATTTACAACGATGACGGTCTTTTTGGTGGTGACAGCAGTTATCCTATTGGTACTGGCCAAACCTATCAATAATATGCTGAAAAAGAGTGAGCAAGCAGATCAAGTCAGCTAA
- a CDS encoding anhydro-N-acetylmuramic acid kinase, with amino-acid sequence MTKPVSITDNPHSSDIDLSINSGLDDHVYNNDDLNYATLTEALEQTVFENFDDGLYIGMMSGTSLDGMDAVLCQFSDSASQESDTQQPMRLLATYSQDFPPRLREVLLALCQPNGVSQLTPATDEPSSELDWFGWASREYGEFASNVVNSLLQQAQVEAEAVLAIGCHGQTVRHRPHMGFSLQLVDANIIAERTGISVVSDFRRRDMAVGGQGAPLVPAFHQALFTATDNTRVLLNLGGIANITVLPAVSHEAANHHSSHVIGYDTGPANLLLDAWTTLHTDKDYDAGGAWAQSGQIVEPLLNQLLEHPFFTKPYPKSTGREDFNLEWLQDELQKFDQASVYTRYSSADVQATLTELTAISASIQIKQVLLKEKQDCGAIYVCGGGALNDYLIERLQVNLPHCTVATTASLGLDPTWVEAVAFAWLSRQTLMGESGNLPEVTGANKGVVLGQVCFA; translated from the coding sequence ATGACCAAGCCCGTATCAATAACTGATAACCCTCATAGTAGCGATATAGATTTAAGTATAAATAGTGGTTTAGACGACCACGTATACAATAATGATGACTTAAATTATGCCACCTTGACCGAAGCACTTGAGCAAACGGTGTTTGAAAACTTCGATGATGGCTTATATATCGGCATGATGTCGGGCACAAGCTTGGATGGTATGGATGCGGTTCTTTGTCAATTTAGCGACTCAGCTAGTCAAGAAAGCGATACGCAGCAGCCCATGCGATTGTTGGCCACGTATAGTCAAGATTTTCCGCCACGACTGCGTGAGGTATTATTAGCGCTCTGCCAGCCAAATGGTGTGAGTCAATTAACACCAGCAACAGATGAACCAAGCAGTGAGTTGGATTGGTTTGGCTGGGCAAGTCGTGAGTATGGTGAATTTGCCAGTAACGTGGTCAATAGCTTATTGCAACAAGCCCAAGTAGAGGCTGAAGCGGTTTTGGCAATTGGCTGTCATGGTCAAACTGTCCGCCATCGTCCGCACATGGGTTTTAGCTTGCAGCTGGTCGATGCCAATATCATTGCTGAGCGTACAGGTATTAGTGTCGTCAGTGATTTTCGCCGCCGCGATATGGCAGTTGGTGGACAAGGCGCGCCTTTGGTGCCTGCTTTTCATCAAGCGCTATTTACCGCCACGGACAATACGCGTGTACTATTAAACTTGGGCGGTATCGCCAATATAACCGTCTTGCCAGCCGTCTCTCATGAGGCGGCAAATCATCACTCAAGTCACGTGATCGGTTATGACACAGGTCCTGCCAATCTGTTATTAGATGCATGGACGACATTGCATACCGACAAAGATTATGATGCAGGCGGTGCGTGGGCGCAGTCAGGACAAATCGTTGAGCCACTATTGAATCAGCTTTTAGAGCATCCTTTTTTTACTAAGCCTTATCCCAAAAGCACTGGTCGTGAAGACTTTAATCTAGAATGGCTACAAGATGAGCTGCAAAAATTCGATCAAGCGTCTGTTTATACGCGCTATTCATCAGCAGATGTGCAAGCCACCTTGACCGAACTGACGGCGATCAGCGCTAGTATACAAATCAAGCAAGTCTTACTTAAAGAAAAACAAGACTGCGGTGCCATCTACGTGTGCGGTGGCGGTGCGCTTAATGATTATTTGATCGAGCGTTTGCAGGTGAATTTGCCTCATTGTACCGTGGCAACAACCGCAAGTTTAGGACTTGATCCGACATGGGTAGAAGCCGTTGCTTTTGCGTGGTTGTCAAGGCAGACATTGATGGGAGAATCGGGTAATTTGCCCGAAGTAACGGGTGCAAACAAGGGCGTGGTACTGGGTCAAGTTTGTTTTGCCTGA
- a CDS encoding alpha/beta fold hydrolase: MKINRLSLPTHYPFKTIYIAVADGTQLPVSVIGNGQPIMMLHAYGMDAREFLPFILPLTGQYQFYLPHFRGFGAAKDIKLTQFDFVREYADDINLVIEHICLTRKVESLPIAAISMGALVMWSYFTYFGVSRVSRYLNIDQSPVIHNQSDWDGGLFGDRQQALFETFQEIIDKTLPYAHVERFTHLPFSLKRCVTDVERLFSLLSVSRPRSKALVKILTHQNDHKLAFYDHSTWQHKMRCLQAYLAIPYDFRSVTADVTIPVVSLIGAKSELYDPKWQQKITKMLPNATDIILPHSGHAVPIDEPIRFFKILKEFLQ; encoded by the coding sequence ATGAAAATAAACCGACTTTCTCTACCGACTCATTATCCATTCAAAACCATATATATCGCGGTGGCTGATGGCACGCAATTACCAGTTTCTGTTATTGGCAACGGTCAACCTATCATGATGCTACATGCTTATGGGATGGATGCGCGTGAATTTTTGCCATTTATTTTACCGTTAACAGGGCAATATCAATTTTACCTTCCGCACTTTAGAGGGTTTGGCGCGGCAAAGGATATCAAACTCACTCAGTTTGATTTCGTACGTGAGTATGCTGACGATATCAACCTTGTGATTGAGCACATTTGCCTGACTCGCAAGGTAGAGTCCTTGCCCATCGCAGCGATTTCTATGGGTGCACTCGTCATGTGGTCTTACTTTACCTATTTTGGTGTATCTCGCGTCAGTCGTTATTTAAACATCGATCAAAGCCCTGTAATTCACAACCAATCAGATTGGGATGGAGGATTGTTTGGTGATCGACAACAAGCACTGTTTGAGACTTTTCAAGAGATTATCGATAAGACGCTGCCCTATGCGCATGTTGAGCGCTTCACGCACTTGCCGTTTTCTCTCAAACGCTGCGTGACCGACGTTGAACGCCTGTTTTCTTTACTATCGGTAAGTCGCCCGCGCTCAAAAGCCCTGGTAAAGATACTGACTCATCAAAACGATCATAAACTGGCGTTTTATGACCATAGTACGTGGCAACATAAAATGCGCTGCCTACAAGCCTATTTGGCGATACCTTATGACTTTCGCTCTGTCACAGCCGATGTGACTATTCCAGTTGTTAGTCTTATCGGGGCCAAGTCAGAATTATACGATCCTAAATGGCAGCAAAAAATCACAAAGATGTTACCCAATGCCACTGACATCATTCTACCGCATTCAGGCCATGCCGTGCCTATAGATGAACCTATTCGGTTTTTTAAAATACTAAAAGAATTTCTACAATAG
- the tyrS gene encoding tyrosine--tRNA ligase yields the protein MTTQTYTLEEQLALIQRGTQEILSEEDLVAKLKLNRPLRIKAGFDPTAPDLHLGHTVLINKLKHFQDLGHEIYFLIGDYTAKIGDPSGKNSTRPPLTDEQIKANATTYAEQVFKILDKEKTRVVFNSEWFNDMTAADMIQLASQQTVSRMLERDDFSKRYASQTPISIHEFLYPLVQGYDSIALKADVELGGTDQTFNLLMGRTLQGRYGQESQVCITVPILEGLDGVNKMSKSLGNYVAIYDAPGTMYQKILSMPDTLIRRYFEFLSFKPMEDIEALMSEMEGGRNPQEIKRILAEELIERFHDADAAANAHKSAGNVLADGELPVDLPEVTLTLEDGQDALFITQILNQAGLTKNSAAAKDMLKRNAVKVDGEEVNAGFSLTSGQTVVIQAGKKAYAKVTVD from the coding sequence ATGACCACTCAGACTTACACCCTAGAAGAACAGCTTGCCCTTATCCAGCGCGGCACACAAGAAATCCTATCTGAAGAGGATTTGGTTGCCAAGCTCAAGCTCAATCGCCCGTTGCGTATCAAAGCAGGCTTCGATCCCACAGCCCCTGATTTGCATTTGGGACACACGGTTTTGATCAATAAGCTCAAGCATTTTCAAGACTTGGGTCATGAGATTTATTTCTTAATTGGTGATTATACGGCCAAGATTGGTGATCCGTCTGGCAAGAACAGCACGCGCCCGCCGTTGACTGACGAGCAAATCAAAGCCAACGCCACCACCTACGCTGAGCAAGTCTTTAAAATCTTGGACAAAGAAAAAACCCGCGTGGTCTTTAACTCAGAATGGTTTAACGACATGACAGCGGCAGATATGATTCAGCTCGCCAGTCAGCAAACGGTCTCACGTATGCTTGAGCGCGATGATTTCTCCAAGCGCTATGCGTCTCAAACGCCGATTTCTATTCATGAGTTTCTCTATCCCTTAGTACAAGGGTATGACTCTATCGCGCTAAAAGCCGATGTCGAGCTTGGCGGTACCGATCAAACCTTTAACTTATTGATGGGCCGCACCTTGCAAGGTCGCTACGGTCAAGAGTCGCAAGTTTGTATCACTGTGCCAATCCTAGAAGGCTTGGATGGCGTCAACAAAATGTCTAAGTCACTCGGCAACTATGTTGCCATCTACGATGCGCCAGGCACCATGTACCAAAAAATTCTGTCAATGCCAGATACTTTGATTCGTCGCTACTTTGAGTTCTTGAGCTTCAAACCAATGGAAGATATCGAAGCACTGATGAGTGAGATGGAAGGTGGTCGTAATCCACAAGAAATCAAACGCATTTTGGCGGAAGAATTGATCGAGCGTTTCCATGATGCCGATGCTGCTGCCAACGCGCATAAATCAGCGGGTAACGTATTAGCAGATGGTGAGTTGCCAGTTGATTTGCCAGAAGTGACTTTAACGCTTGAGGATGGTCAAGATGCTTTGTTTATCACGCAGATACTAAACCAAGCAGGATTGACCAAGAACAGCGCGGCGGCAAAAGACATGCTAAAACGCAATGCAGTAAAAGTAGATGGCGAAGAGGTCAATGCTGGCTTTAGCTTAACCTCAGGTCAGACAGTCGTCATCCAAGCAGGCAAAAAAGCCTATGCCAAAGTGACGGTAGATTAA
- the fabF gene encoding beta-ketoacyl-ACP synthase II produces the protein MRVVITGMGAITPLGLDVDSSWTSLLKGDSGIVPITHFDATEYRAKIAGVVKDFDAKNYMSAKDARRYDEFIHYGIAASAMALKNAGFIDEVSAADSPVKDVDQERFGIILGSGIGGIQTIENSRDMLHEKGATKVSPFIIPGSIVNMAAGLVAIKHKLQGPNLATSTACTTATHAMGLAARLIAYGDADVMLAGGSEKGSSPLGMAGFGAMHALSTRNEEPTKASRPFDKDRDGFVLGDGAGMVVLESLAHAKARGATILAELVGFGMSDDASHITSPPEDGSGAARAMKNALKDAGIDPAAVGYVNAHGTSTPAGDVAESIAIETVFAPVKDSILVSSTKSMTGHLLGAAGGIEAIFTILALQHQHVPPTINLDNVEDNCNLDYVANQSRKVENLQYAVSNSFGFGGTNGSLIFARWPINQ, from the coding sequence ATGCGAGTTGTGATCACAGGTATGGGTGCTATCACACCGCTTGGTCTAGACGTGGATAGTTCATGGACAAGCCTACTCAAAGGCGATAGCGGTATTGTGCCCATTACTCATTTTGATGCGACAGAGTACCGTGCGAAAATTGCAGGCGTCGTAAAAGACTTTGATGCCAAAAATTATATGAGTGCCAAGGACGCACGCCGTTATGATGAGTTTATTCATTATGGTATTGCTGCCTCAGCAATGGCATTGAAAAATGCTGGCTTCATTGATGAAGTCAGTGCGGCTGACAGTCCTGTAAAAGACGTTGATCAAGAGCGTTTTGGCATTATCTTAGGCTCAGGTATTGGCGGCATCCAAACCATTGAAAACAGTCGCGATATGCTACATGAAAAAGGTGCAACTAAAGTCTCACCTTTTATTATCCCAGGCTCTATTGTCAATATGGCGGCAGGATTGGTCGCGATTAAGCACAAATTGCAAGGTCCTAATCTTGCCACATCGACGGCCTGTACCACTGCCACGCACGCAATGGGCCTTGCCGCTCGTTTGATTGCCTATGGTGATGCTGATGTCATGCTGGCTGGCGGTAGCGAAAAAGGCTCCAGTCCACTTGGTATGGCAGGTTTTGGTGCCATGCACGCCCTATCAACCCGCAATGAGGAGCCAACCAAAGCCTCGCGTCCCTTTGATAAAGACCGTGACGGGTTTGTACTTGGTGATGGCGCAGGTATGGTGGTCTTAGAAAGCCTTGCTCACGCCAAAGCTCGCGGTGCAACGATTCTAGCAGAACTGGTCGGATTCGGTATGAGTGATGATGCCAGTCATATCACATCGCCACCAGAAGATGGTAGCGGCGCGGCAAGAGCGATGAAAAATGCGCTGAAGGATGCAGGTATCGATCCTGCTGCAGTTGGGTATGTCAACGCGCATGGCACGAGCACGCCTGCAGGTGATGTCGCTGAATCGATTGCTATCGAAACGGTATTTGCACCAGTGAAAGACAGCATTTTAGTGAGTTCAACCAAGTCCATGACTGGGCACTTACTGGGAGCAGCTGGCGGTATCGAAGCTATCTTTACGATATTAGCCTTACAGCATCAGCATGTGCCGCCGACCATCAACTTGGATAATGTCGAAGATAACTGTAATCTCGATTATGTGGCCAATCAATCACGCAAAGTGGAAAACCTACAGTACGCTGTGTCCAATAGCTTCGGCTTTGGTGGCACCAATGGCTCACTAATCTTTGCACGCTGGCCTATCAATCAGTAA
- a CDS encoding aminopeptidase P family protein, whose product MNKQIIHDRIETLRQTLTAQDLTAIIVPSADPHLSEYLPEYWQARLWLSGFTGSVGTLVVTADFAGLWTDSRYWVHAADQLQDTGISLEKLAPGQPNHIDWLAEHLVEGDSVAVDGNVLSIAEQDRLLNAFDAHEITLITERDVLAEIWEDRPALPDAALYSHDASFVAQSATSKLAAVRAGMAEAGATHHLLSSLDDIAWLTNLRGADVDYNPVFLAHMLISEDSATLFVENSKVSTEIANHLDASGITLADYESVQEALGTLTPEDLLLLDPNKVAVGTLSKMADDVGFIEQMAPSTLLKSVKSDADIDHVREAMRQDGAALCEFFSTFEQRLEAGERLSELDVDSMLIEVRSQQPHYVSPSFPTIAGFNENGALPHYRATPEKFSYLDVNEGEGGLLLIDSGAQYQNGTTDITRVVGIGAVNAEHKRDFTTVLKAHIALARAHFPDGIASPLIDAICRAPLWQAQMDYGHGTGHGVGYFLNVHEGPQVIAYSASTPKERAMKVGMISSNEPGLYREGKWGIRIENLVINTPVGNPTETEFGDFLHFETITYCPIDTRLIEPSLLDQVETDWLNQYHRQVFAELKDRVDGAALEWLTERTQAI is encoded by the coding sequence ATGAATAAACAAATCATCCATGATCGTATTGAAACTCTACGTCAGACCTTAACAGCACAAGACCTCACGGCCATTATCGTGCCATCAGCAGATCCGCATTTGTCTGAATACTTGCCAGAGTATTGGCAGGCAAGACTCTGGTTGTCAGGGTTTACAGGTTCAGTGGGTACATTGGTTGTGACGGCAGATTTTGCAGGTCTTTGGACGGACAGTCGCTACTGGGTACACGCAGCTGACCAATTGCAAGACACAGGTATTAGCTTAGAAAAACTCGCTCCTGGTCAACCAAACCACATTGATTGGTTGGCTGAGCATTTGGTCGAGGGCGATAGTGTCGCCGTCGATGGCAATGTCTTGTCTATCGCTGAGCAAGATCGTCTGTTAAATGCGTTTGATGCTCATGAGATTACTCTAATTACTGAGCGTGATGTACTGGCAGAAATATGGGAAGATCGTCCAGCGCTACCAGATGCTGCACTCTATTCGCACGATGCGTCGTTTGTCGCGCAATCTGCTACTTCCAAACTGGCTGCGGTACGTGCTGGTATGGCAGAAGCGGGCGCCACACATCATTTACTATCAAGCTTAGACGACATCGCTTGGCTCACCAATCTACGTGGCGCTGATGTCGATTATAACCCTGTATTCTTGGCGCATATGCTAATCAGTGAAGACAGTGCCACTTTGTTTGTGGAGAACAGCAAGGTCAGTACAGAGATTGCCAACCATTTGGACGCAAGCGGTATCACATTGGCGGATTATGAGTCTGTGCAAGAGGCGCTAGGTACATTGACGCCAGAAGATTTGTTACTATTGGACCCAAATAAAGTAGCCGTCGGCACCTTATCAAAAATGGCAGATGATGTGGGTTTTATCGAACAAATGGCGCCAAGTACTTTGCTAAAGTCGGTGAAATCTGATGCGGATATTGACCATGTGCGTGAAGCCATGCGTCAAGATGGTGCAGCATTGTGCGAATTCTTTTCGACGTTTGAGCAACGTCTTGAGGCAGGCGAGCGTCTAAGCGAGTTGGATGTTGATAGTATGCTGATTGAGGTACGTAGTCAGCAGCCACACTATGTATCGCCAAGTTTTCCGACCATTGCAGGGTTTAATGAAAATGGCGCATTGCCGCATTACCGTGCAACACCAGAAAAATTCAGCTACCTCGATGTGAATGAAGGGGAAGGCGGATTGTTACTGATTGATTCAGGCGCACAATATCAAAATGGTACGACTGATATCACTCGTGTGGTCGGTATCGGAGCGGTCAATGCTGAGCACAAACGTGACTTTACTACAGTATTAAAAGCACACATTGCCTTAGCACGCGCTCATTTCCCAGACGGTATTGCTTCTCCATTAATCGATGCCATTTGCCGCGCACCATTGTGGCAAGCGCAGATGGATTATGGTCATGGTACCGGCCATGGGGTTGGGTATTTCTTAAACGTACATGAAGGTCCACAGGTCATTGCTTATAGCGCCAGTACACCAAAAGAGCGCGCTATGAAAGTCGGTATGATCTCAAGCAATGAGCCAGGTCTCTATCGTGAAGGCAAATGGGGTATTCGTATTGAAAACTTGGTAATCAACACGCCAGTCGGCAATCCTACTGAGACAGAATTTGGTGATTTCTTACACTTTGAAACCATCACTTACTGCCCAATTGATACGCGTTTGATTGAACCGTCACTATTGGACCAAGTAGAGACTGATTGGCTCAATCAGTATCATCGCCAAGTGTTTGCAGAGTTAAAAGATCGCGTGGACGGCGCCGCACTTGAGTGGTTGACTGAGCGAACACAAGCCATCTAA
- a CDS encoding DUF1653 domain-containing protein — translation MPHQNQTVPQGIYRHYKGSLYQVLHTATHSETEESLIVYRCLYGEYGVWVRPLSMFTETVTIEGKEVPRFELIKELAD, via the coding sequence ATGCCACACCAAAACCAAACTGTCCCCCAAGGCATCTACCGCCATTACAAAGGCAGCCTCTATCAAGTGCTACATACGGCAACCCATTCAGAAACAGAAGAATCGTTAATCGTGTATCGCTGTTTATACGGCGAATATGGTGTTTGGGTACGTCCTTTGAGTATGTTTACCGAAACGGTTACTATCGAGGGCAAAGAAGTACCACGTTTTGAGCTGATTAAAGAGCTAGCGGATTAG
- a CDS encoding alpha/beta fold hydrolase codes for MPYVTVATQDNEPVDIYYEIQGSGKPVVLIHGWPLSGRAWEAQLPALVEAGYQVITYDRRGFGQSSKPWEGYDYDTLAQDLKALMDTLDLNDATLVGFSMGGGEVARYLGRYGSDRVAKAVLASAVPPYLYKADDNPDGGLEDADVQAFLDGVREDRIAFLNDFTKNFFTPKDGSLLVSKPMRLYNRDIAAFASPKATYDCVKSFSYTDLRDDLKAFDVPTLVIHGDSDQVVPFEASGERSHDMIADSQLHIVQGGPHGINVTHKDEFNDVLIAFLNS; via the coding sequence ATGCCCTACGTTACAGTTGCAACACAAGACAATGAACCTGTCGATATCTACTATGAGATTCAAGGAAGCGGTAAACCTGTTGTGCTGATTCATGGCTGGCCGCTAAGTGGACGTGCTTGGGAAGCACAACTTCCTGCACTGGTAGAAGCTGGTTACCAAGTCATTACCTACGACAGACGCGGCTTTGGTCAGTCATCTAAACCTTGGGAAGGCTACGATTACGACACATTGGCACAGGATTTAAAAGCGCTGATGGACACGCTGGATCTAAATGATGCCACCCTTGTTGGATTTTCGATGGGCGGCGGTGAAGTCGCACGCTACCTTGGTAGATACGGCTCAGATCGTGTTGCCAAAGCGGTGCTTGCCTCTGCCGTTCCCCCGTATTTGTACAAAGCCGATGACAATCCCGATGGTGGTCTTGAAGATGCTGACGTACAAGCATTTTTGGACGGCGTGCGCGAGGATCGAATCGCTTTCTTAAACGACTTTACTAAGAATTTTTTCACACCAAAAGATGGCTCATTGTTGGTGAGCAAACCCATGCGTTTATATAACCGTGATATCGCAGCATTTGCCTCGCCCAAAGCCACTTACGATTGTGTAAAATCTTTTAGCTACACTGATTTACGTGACGATCTAAAAGCGTTTGACGTGCCAACTTTAGTGATACATGGTGATTCGGATCAAGTCGTACCGTTTGAAGCGAGTGGTGAACGCTCACATGATATGATTGCAGACAGCCAGCTTCATATTGTTCAAGGTGGCCCGCACGGTATCAATGTCACGCATAAAGACGAGTTCAACGATGTGTTGATTGCATTTTTGAATAGCTAA
- a CDS encoding GNAT family N-acetyltransferase — MLDLPTLSSNGIILKPLTLTHASDLVEACQDGELWKINVTSVPEPNKVIDYINTADSMPDRQAFVVIDERTGKAIGSTSFHDILPLTKRLEIGYTWYAKSYWQTHVNTTCKLMLLTYIFENLKYQTVGWRTDIENHRSQKAIERLGAKKDGIIRGNRVRRDGVISDTVMYSVLKSEWPQVKVELTNKLNKSY, encoded by the coding sequence ATGTTAGACCTTCCTACTTTATCAAGTAACGGGATTATCCTTAAGCCATTAACATTAACTCATGCAAGTGATTTGGTTGAAGCCTGCCAAGATGGTGAGCTATGGAAAATAAATGTGACGTCTGTACCTGAGCCAAATAAGGTCATCGACTATATCAATACCGCTGATTCAATGCCTGACAGACAAGCTTTTGTCGTCATTGATGAGCGTACTGGTAAAGCAATTGGTTCAACCAGTTTTCACGATATTTTACCGCTCACAAAGCGCTTAGAGATTGGCTACACATGGTACGCCAAGTCGTATTGGCAGACGCACGTCAATACGACCTGTAAGCTCATGCTACTTACCTATATATTTGAAAATTTAAAATATCAAACGGTAGGCTGGCGCACAGACATCGAAAACCATCGTTCACAAAAAGCGATTGAACGTCTAGGCGCAAAAAAAGATGGAATCATTCGAGGCAATCGAGTCCGCCGTGATGGCGTTATTTCAGATACCGTCATGTATAGTGTATTAAAATCTGAATGGCCACAAGTAAAGGTTGAGCTGACAAACAAGCTTAATAAAAGCTACTAA